The proteins below are encoded in one region of Enhydrobacter sp.:
- the cobA gene encoding uroporphyrinogen-III C-methyltransferase — protein MPDFLPGEVWLAGAGPGDPRLLTLLALHALATADDIVHDALVDPRALALKRAEAELISAGKRGGRPSPNQRDINEILIERARLGRRVLRLKGGDPFVFGRGWDEALALTAAGIRFRVIPGITAGLAATALAGIPATTRETNHAVVLAAGHRADGSSTTDWAALARLGQPIILYMPMSQLPDIVAALQQGGLAKETPAALLQSATTDSERVVESTLGALLDDARRNGIGSPAILVIGSVVGLRRQLLPRLAGWQ, from the coding sequence ATGCCCGACTTCTTGCCGGGCGAGGTATGGCTGGCGGGTGCCGGTCCCGGCGATCCGAGGCTGCTGACTTTGCTTGCCCTGCATGCGCTCGCCACGGCGGACGATATCGTCCACGACGCGCTGGTCGATCCACGGGCGCTTGCCCTGAAGCGCGCCGAGGCCGAGTTGATTTCCGCGGGCAAGCGCGGTGGCCGGCCTTCGCCGAACCAGCGCGACATCAACGAGATCCTGATCGAGCGCGCCAGGCTCGGTCGCCGTGTGCTGCGGCTGAAGGGCGGCGATCCCTTCGTGTTCGGCCGTGGCTGGGACGAGGCCTTGGCCCTGACGGCCGCGGGCATTCGCTTTCGTGTCATTCCGGGTATCACGGCAGGCTTGGCCGCGACCGCGCTCGCCGGCATTCCGGCAACGACGCGCGAGACCAACCATGCCGTCGTGCTGGCTGCCGGCCATCGCGCTGACGGCAGCTCGACGACCGACTGGGCGGCGCTGGCAAGGCTCGGCCAGCCGATCATTCTCTACATGCCGATGAGCCAACTGCCGGACATCGTGGCGGCGCTTCAGCAGGGCGGCCTGGCGAAGGAGACGCCGGCGGCGCTGCTTCAGTCGGCGACGACCGACAGTGAGCGGGTGGTGGAGAGCACACTCGGCGCCCTGCTGGACGACGCCCGCAGGAACGGCATCGGCTCGCCGGCCATCCTGGTGATCGGCAGCGTGGTCGGCCTGCGACGGCAGCTCCTGCCCCGTCTCGCCGGCTGGCAATGA
- the cbiE gene encoding precorrin-6y C5,15-methyltransferase (decarboxylating) subunit CbiE → MAAERATCPPRPWLSIIGIGEDGVAGLSPVAQRLVSGAELVVGGKRHLALADSLIQGRRLPWPSPIGMALPEIENHRGRPVAVLASGDPFHYGVGDMLMRVLQPGEMVCLPQPSAFSLAASRLGWSQQEVSLASLHGRALEGIVRCLQPGARILALSWDGTTPARLAQFLARRGMGGSTLTVLEHLGGPKERVRDTKAESFDLGDIAALNTVALEVSASPDAVTIPLSPGLDDALFEHDGQLTKREVRAITLSALAPRQGELLWDVGLGAGSIAIEWLLRHPSMRAIGIEADAARAARAARNAATLGTPDLRIVQGRAPEALADLSSPDAVFIGGGLSDVRVFDAAWGALRPGGRLVANAVSLATEARLIELFGRHGGELVRLEVARAGGAGGGKAFLWRPAAPVVQWRVSKP, encoded by the coding sequence ATGGCCGCTGAGCGCGCAACCTGCCCGCCGAGACCATGGCTGTCCATCATCGGCATCGGCGAGGATGGCGTCGCGGGCCTGTCGCCGGTGGCGCAGCGGCTCGTCTCCGGGGCCGAGCTGGTGGTGGGCGGCAAACGCCACCTCGCGCTGGCCGACAGCCTGATCCAGGGCCGTCGGCTCCCTTGGCCGAGTCCCATCGGCATGGCGTTGCCGGAGATCGAGAACCATCGTGGAAGGCCGGTGGCGGTCCTGGCGAGCGGCGATCCGTTCCACTACGGCGTCGGCGACATGCTGATGCGCGTTCTGCAGCCGGGCGAGATGGTCTGCCTGCCGCAGCCGTCGGCCTTCAGCCTGGCGGCGAGCCGGCTCGGATGGTCGCAGCAGGAGGTCTCGCTCGCCAGCCTGCACGGCCGTGCCCTGGAAGGGATCGTGCGCTGCCTGCAGCCCGGCGCGCGGATCCTTGCCTTGTCATGGGACGGCACCACGCCGGCCAGGCTTGCGCAGTTCCTCGCCAGGCGCGGCATGGGCGGCTCGACGCTGACCGTTCTCGAGCATCTCGGCGGACCGAAGGAGCGGGTGCGTGACACGAAAGCAGAATCGTTCGATCTCGGCGACATCGCGGCCCTCAACACCGTCGCGCTCGAAGTGTCCGCTTCGCCCGACGCGGTGACCATTCCGTTGTCTCCCGGTCTCGACGACGCGCTGTTCGAGCACGATGGTCAGCTCACCAAGCGCGAGGTGCGCGCAATCACGCTGTCGGCCCTGGCGCCGCGCCAGGGCGAGCTTCTGTGGGATGTCGGCCTTGGCGCCGGCTCGATTGCCATTGAATGGCTGCTGCGCCATCCGTCCATGCGAGCAATCGGCATCGAGGCTGACGCGGCGCGGGCGGCACGCGCTGCCCGGAATGCGGCGACGCTCGGCACGCCGGACCTCAGGATCGTGCAGGGCCGCGCGCCGGAGGCACTGGCCGACTTGTCGAGTCCGGATGCGGTGTTCATCGGCGGTGGTCTCTCCGATGTTCGCGTTTTCGATGCGGCATGGGGAGCGCTGAGGCCCGGCGGACGATTGGTGGCCAATGCCGTCTCGCTCGCGACCGAGGCGCGGCTGATCGAGCTCTTCGGGCGCCACGGCGGCGAGCTGGTACGTCTCGAAGTGGCACGCGCAGGCGGGGCGGGCGGGGGCAAGGCTTTCCTCTGGCGCCCCGCCGCGCCGGTCGTCCAATGGCGCGTGAGCAAGCCATGA
- a CDS encoding precorrin-2 C(20)-methyltransferase yields MTSLESLAGTARGGTLYGIGVGPGDVRYLTLRAAGLVRSVDVVAFFAKRGLEGNARRIASPLLAAGRPELRCEYPVTDEIPAEHPEYREKIGRFYCETAAALAALLSEGKSVGLLAEGDPFFYGSFMHMWRRLSPEFPIEVVPGVTGMSGCWTRANLPITWGNDTLAVLPGTLDEAQLVDRLRSTDAAVIMKVGRHLDKVRRAVGAAGLLQRAVYVERGTMHDERVVPLAQCREAQGAYFAMVLIPGEGRRL; encoded by the coding sequence ATGACGAGCCTCGAGAGCCTTGCCGGCACGGCCCGGGGCGGCACGCTCTACGGCATCGGCGTCGGGCCGGGCGATGTCCGCTACCTCACGCTGCGGGCCGCGGGCCTGGTGCGCTCGGTCGATGTCGTGGCGTTCTTCGCCAAGCGTGGCCTGGAGGGCAATGCGCGTCGGATCGCCTCGCCCCTGCTCGCGGCCGGCCGGCCGGAACTGCGATGCGAATATCCAGTGACCGATGAAATCCCGGCCGAGCATCCGGAGTACCGGGAAAAGATCGGCCGCTTCTATTGCGAGACGGCCGCCGCGCTCGCGGCGCTGTTGAGCGAGGGCAAGTCGGTCGGGCTGCTGGCCGAAGGCGATCCCTTCTTCTATGGCTCGTTCATGCACATGTGGCGTCGCCTCTCGCCCGAGTTCCCGATCGAGGTGGTGCCGGGCGTCACGGGCATGTCGGGCTGCTGGACCCGCGCCAACCTGCCGATCACCTGGGGCAACGATACGCTTGCGGTCCTGCCGGGGACGCTTGACGAGGCGCAGCTCGTAGATCGGCTGCGCAGCACCGATGCCGCGGTTATCATGAAGGTGGGCCGTCATCTCGACAAAGTGCGGCGTGCCGTCGGGGCGGCCGGGCTCCTGCAGCGCGCGGTCTATGTCGAGCGCGGCACCATGCATGACGAGCGCGTCGTGCCGCTCGCCCAATGCCGCGAAGCCCAAGGTGCCTATTTCGCGATGGTGCTGATTCCCGGCGAGGGGCGGCGGCTGTGA
- a CDS encoding cobyrinate a,c-diamide synthase, which translates to MTPGLVVAGVRSGSGKTTVTLGLMRALGRRGRAVQPFKCGPDYIDPAFHAVAAGRPSFNLDTWAMTPARVADLVARHPADIAIAEGVMGLFDGVAGRGATADLAALLGWPVVLVLDVKGQTETAAAIAAGCAAYRKDVAVAGVILNRVAGARHLALIEPALARTRLALFGMLGDDAGLALPARHLGLVQAAETADLEDRLDALADAVSASVDISAIERSARKALPPATSPMPIAPPGQRIALASDRAFSFIYPHLLEQWRSAGAEIRSFSPLADEAPAADSDAVWLPGGYPELHAGALAEARRFRNGLHDLAARAVPIHGECGGYMVLGQGIVDAAGDRHAMAGLLRLETSFADRRLHLGYRQARLRSDCALGRRGTEVLGHEFHYASTIAAGDEPLVDCRDAYGMPVAEAGARRGSVSGTFFHFLSTGSP; encoded by the coding sequence ATGACGCCCGGCCTGGTCGTTGCGGGCGTGCGCTCCGGTTCGGGCAAGACGACCGTGACCCTGGGCCTGATGCGGGCGCTCGGCCGACGCGGACGCGCCGTGCAGCCGTTCAAGTGCGGCCCCGACTATATCGATCCTGCATTCCATGCCGTCGCGGCAGGCCGACCGAGCTTCAACCTCGATACCTGGGCGATGACGCCGGCACGGGTGGCCGACCTCGTTGCGCGCCATCCCGCGGACATCGCCATCGCCGAGGGCGTGATGGGCCTGTTCGACGGCGTCGCGGGCCGCGGCGCCACGGCCGATCTCGCGGCCCTGCTGGGATGGCCGGTCGTGCTGGTGCTCGACGTGAAGGGCCAGACCGAGACCGCGGCCGCGATCGCGGCCGGCTGCGCGGCCTATCGCAAGGACGTGGCGGTCGCGGGCGTCATCCTCAATCGCGTCGCCGGCGCACGCCATCTTGCCTTGATCGAGCCGGCCCTGGCGCGGACGAGGCTTGCGCTGTTCGGCATGCTGGGTGACGACGCCGGGCTGGCTCTGCCCGCGCGGCATCTCGGTCTCGTGCAGGCGGCCGAGACGGCCGATCTCGAGGACCGCCTCGACGCCCTGGCCGACGCGGTTTCGGCCTCGGTCGACATCTCGGCCATCGAGCGGAGCGCCCGCAAGGCGCTGCCGCCCGCCACGAGCCCGATGCCCATCGCGCCGCCCGGCCAGCGCATTGCGCTGGCCTCCGACCGCGCCTTCTCCTTCATCTATCCGCACCTTCTCGAGCAATGGCGCTCGGCCGGGGCGGAGATCCGGTCCTTCTCGCCGCTCGCCGACGAGGCGCCGGCGGCCGACAGCGATGCAGTCTGGCTGCCCGGCGGCTATCCCGAGCTGCATGCCGGTGCGCTTGCCGAGGCACGGCGATTCCGGAACGGCTTGCACGATCTGGCCGCGCGCGCCGTGCCGATCCATGGCGAATGCGGCGGCTACATGGTGCTGGGGCAGGGGATCGTCGATGCCGCCGGTGATCGGCATGCCATGGCGGGCCTGCTTCGGCTCGAGACGTCGTTCGCCGACCGTCGCCTGCATCTCGGCTACCGCCAGGCCCGGCTGCGAAGCGACTGCGCGCTCGGCCGGCGGGGAACCGAGGTGCTGGGCCACGAGTTCCACTATGCCTCCACCATCGCGGCGGGCGACGAGCCTCTGGTCGACTGCCGGGATGCCTATGGAATGCCGGTGGCCGAGGCGGGCGCGCGCCGCGGCTCGGTGAGCGGTACCTTCTTCCACTTTCTCAGCACGGGGTCGCCATGA
- the cobJ gene encoding precorrin-3B C(17)-methyltransferase, with product MTGSLVIVGTGPGKPELMTPAAGSALARATDLVGYAAYLDRVPARHGQRRHASDNRVELERARHALMLAASGRDVAVVSGGDPGVFAMAAAIFEAVEAGDQAWRSLDIRVEPGVTAMLAAAAEVGAPLGGDFCAISLSDNLKSWATIERRLKAAAEADFVIALYNPASRARPHQLGQAFALLRTLKAATTPVLFVRAAGTSEAKVIASDLAEANASVADMRTLVIVGASTTRCVGRWIYTPRSEREAAS from the coding sequence GTGACGGGCTCGCTGGTCATCGTCGGCACAGGGCCCGGCAAGCCGGAGCTGATGACGCCGGCGGCCGGGTCGGCGCTTGCCAGGGCGACCGATCTCGTCGGCTACGCAGCTTATCTCGACCGCGTGCCGGCGCGGCACGGTCAGCGCCGGCACGCCTCGGACAATCGCGTCGAGCTCGAACGCGCGCGTCATGCCTTGATGCTCGCCGCGTCCGGCCGAGATGTCGCGGTCGTGTCGGGTGGCGACCCCGGCGTGTTCGCCATGGCGGCCGCGATCTTCGAGGCGGTCGAGGCTGGTGATCAGGCATGGCGGTCGCTCGACATCCGCGTCGAGCCGGGGGTGACGGCGATGCTGGCGGCGGCGGCGGAGGTCGGCGCCCCGCTCGGCGGCGATTTCTGTGCAATCTCGCTGTCCGACAACCTGAAATCGTGGGCGACCATCGAGCGACGGCTGAAGGCGGCGGCCGAGGCCGATTTCGTGATCGCTCTCTACAATCCGGCCTCCCGGGCGCGGCCGCATCAGCTTGGGCAGGCCTTCGCGCTGTTGCGCACCTTGAAGGCGGCAACGACACCGGTGCTGTTCGTGCGCGCGGCAGGCACGAGCGAAGCGAAGGTCATCGCCTCGGATCTCGCGGAAGCCAATGCATCGGTTGCCGACATGCGCACGCTGGTTATCGTGGGCGCCAGCACGACGCGCTGCGTCGGTCGCTGGATCTATACGCCGCGCAGCGAGCGCGAAGCGGCGTCATGA
- a CDS encoding cobalamin biosynthesis protein produces the protein MIVAGVGGRSGVSADEIEQVVRMALDMFELPAARLSAFATESAKAADPAFVEAARRISVPLRACTLDELDRVAGRVLTPSKLVLETKGVPSIAEASALVVAGRNARLLGTRVATACATCAIAIGDGR, from the coding sequence ATGATCGTGGCCGGTGTCGGCGGTCGCAGCGGCGTTTCGGCCGACGAGATCGAGCAGGTGGTGCGCATGGCGCTCGATATGTTCGAACTGCCCGCTGCGCGACTCAGTGCCTTTGCGACCGAGTCGGCGAAGGCAGCGGATCCTGCCTTCGTCGAAGCCGCCCGGCGAATCTCGGTGCCCCTGCGCGCCTGCACGCTCGACGAACTCGACCGCGTGGCGGGCCGGGTGCTCACGCCCTCGAAGCTGGTGCTGGAGACCAAGGGCGTGCCCTCGATCGCCGAAGCATCGGCCCTGGTGGTCGCCGGCCGGAACGCGCGTCTTCTCGGCACACGCGTGGCAACGGCGTGCGCGACCTGCGCGATCGCCATCGGAGACGGCCGATGA
- the cobM gene encoding precorrin-4 C(11)-methyltransferase, with protein MTVHFIGAGPGAPDLITVRGRDLIGRCPVCLYAGSLVPKALLEHCPAGARIVDTAPLSLDEIVAECRRANDARQDVARLHSGDLSVWSALGEQVRRLAAEGIPHTVTPGVPSFAAAAAALGRELTLPGLAQTVVLTRTSGRASAMPAGEDLRAFAATGATLAIHLSIHVLDKVVADLLPFYGTDCPVAVVYRASWPDERIVSGTLGTIAPEVAKSPMERTALILVGKVLSAQDFRDSALYDAAYQRRFRGRGA; from the coding sequence ATGACGGTCCATTTCATCGGCGCCGGGCCGGGCGCGCCCGACCTCATCACGGTTCGCGGCCGCGACCTGATCGGCCGCTGCCCGGTCTGCCTCTACGCCGGCTCGCTCGTGCCGAAAGCGCTGCTCGAGCATTGTCCAGCCGGCGCCCGCATCGTCGATACCGCACCCCTGTCGCTCGACGAGATCGTCGCCGAGTGCCGGCGGGCCAACGATGCACGCCAGGACGTGGCGCGGCTGCATTCGGGCGATCTCTCGGTGTGGAGCGCGCTCGGCGAGCAGGTTCGGCGGCTCGCGGCCGAGGGCATCCCCCATACGGTGACGCCGGGCGTGCCGTCGTTCGCCGCCGCCGCCGCTGCGCTGGGCCGCGAGCTCACCCTGCCCGGGCTCGCGCAGACAGTCGTGCTGACCCGCACCTCGGGGCGCGCCTCGGCCATGCCGGCCGGCGAGGACCTCAGGGCCTTCGCCGCCACCGGAGCGACGCTCGCGATTCATCTTTCCATCCATGTGCTCGACAAGGTCGTGGCCGACCTGCTGCCGTTCTACGGCACCGATTGCCCGGTGGCGGTGGTCTACCGTGCAAGCTGGCCGGACGAGCGCATCGTGAGCGGCACGCTCGGCACGATCGCGCCCGAAGTCGCCAAAAGCCCGATGGAGCGCACAGCGCTGATCCTGGTCGGCAAGGTCCTGTCGGCGCAGGATTTCCGCGACAGCGCGCTCTATGACGCGGCCTATCAGCGACGGTTCCGCGGCAGGGGCGCATGA
- a CDS encoding cobalt-precorrin-6A reductase: protein MATALRILILGGTTEASALARLLAGDARFEATLSLAGRTSTPKPQPIATRIGGFGGVDGLVHFLRGQAIEAVIDATHPYADQMSAHAVAACSRAGVTLASLVRTPWTRHAGDRWQAVSTATAAALALGSRPSRVFLGLGRQELAAFAAAPQHHYLARVIEPPSPAGLPPDLRILQARGPFDRDAEERLLKNERIEILVSKNAGGTATYAKIEAARALGLPVIMIERPHKPRGHIVGSAAEAVAWLERHFHDAASRSLRGV from the coding sequence ATGGCCACAGCTCTTCGCATCCTGATCCTGGGCGGCACGACGGAAGCGTCCGCTCTCGCGCGCCTGCTGGCCGGCGATGCGCGGTTCGAGGCGACCCTGTCGCTGGCCGGCCGCACCTCGACGCCGAAGCCCCAGCCGATCGCCACACGCATCGGCGGCTTCGGCGGGGTCGACGGGCTCGTGCATTTTCTCCGCGGGCAGGCCATCGAGGCCGTGATCGACGCCACGCATCCCTATGCCGACCAGATGTCGGCCCATGCCGTTGCCGCCTGCTCGCGCGCTGGCGTGACCCTCGCATCGTTGGTGCGCACGCCCTGGACGCGGCACGCCGGCGACCGCTGGCAGGCCGTTTCGACGGCGACCGCGGCTGCCCTGGCTCTGGGATCCAGGCCGAGCCGGGTGTTCCTGGGCCTCGGCCGCCAGGAACTCGCGGCGTTCGCCGCCGCGCCGCAGCACCACTATCTCGCCCGCGTGATCGAGCCGCCCAGTCCGGCAGGCTTGCCGCCCGATCTGCGAATCCTGCAGGCACGCGGGCCGTTCGACCGGGATGCCGAGGAGCGCCTGCTGAAGAACGAACGGATCGAGATTCTCGTCTCCAAGAATGCCGGCGGCACGGCGACCTATGCCAAGATCGAGGCCGCCCGCGCCCTCGGCCTGCCCGTGATCATGATCGAGCGCCCGCACAAGCCCCGCGGCCATATCGTTGGAAGTGCCGCCGAGGCGGTCGCGTGGCTGGAGCGGCATTTTCATGACGCCGCTTCGCGCTCGCTGCGCGGCGTATAG
- the bluB gene encoding 5,6-dimethylbenzimidazole synthase → MSTIKPAPPGHLPFDATFRTTLRDLVLWRRDVRRFRRDPVPERLIDDLIELATHAPSVGFSQPWRFVKVRSAQRRQFVWESFAAANARALEGYDGAQRATYDSLKLAGLKEAPVHLAVFADESTAKGAGLGRQTMPETLRYSVVAAVQTLWLAARAEGLGVGWVSILDPETVTRALDVPEGWTLVAYLDMGWPAEEHLDPELERHHWEARQYAGDLVFER, encoded by the coding sequence ATGAGCACGATCAAGCCGGCGCCGCCGGGACACCTGCCGTTCGATGCGACCTTCCGCACGACGTTGCGCGATCTCGTGCTCTGGCGGCGCGACGTGCGCCGCTTCCGCCGCGATCCCGTGCCGGAAAGGTTGATCGACGATCTGATCGAACTCGCCACCCATGCGCCGTCGGTCGGCTTCAGCCAGCCCTGGCGGTTCGTGAAGGTGAGGTCGGCGCAGCGCCGGCAGTTCGTGTGGGAAAGCTTTGCGGCCGCCAACGCCCGAGCTCTCGAAGGCTACGACGGCGCGCAGCGCGCGACCTATGACAGTCTGAAGCTTGCCGGCCTGAAGGAGGCGCCCGTCCATCTTGCCGTCTTCGCCGACGAGTCGACGGCCAAGGGCGCCGGTCTTGGTCGCCAGACCATGCCCGAGACGCTGCGCTATTCCGTGGTGGCTGCCGTGCAGACGCTGTGGCTCGCCGCGCGTGCCGAGGGGCTCGGCGTGGGCTGGGTGTCGATCCTCGATCCTGAGACGGTGACGCGGGCGCTCGACGTGCCGGAAGGATGGACGCTGGTGGCTTATCTCGACATGGGCTGGCCGGCTGAGGAGCATCTCGATCCCGAGCTCGAGCGCCACCACTGGGAAGCTCGGCAGTACGCCGGCGATCTCGTGTTCGAGCGCTGA